A region of Thermococcus argininiproducens DNA encodes the following proteins:
- a CDS encoding DUF433 domain-containing protein — translation MMHFERIEVNPKKLGGKPVIKGTRIPVYLILDLLGNGWSIEEILENYPQLTREDIFEAIRYASMVLKGEEYVEVFS, via the coding sequence ATGATGCATTTTGAGAGAATTGAGGTCAATCCCAAAAAATTGGGGGGAAAACCGGTAATAAAGGGTACTAGGATTCCCGTCTACTTGATATTGGATTTATTGGGTAACGGCTGGAGTATAGAAGAGATCCTTGAGAATTATCCCCAGTTAACGAGGGAAGATATATTCGAAGCGATAAGATACGCCTCGATGGTGTTGAAAGGGGAAGAATATGTCGAAGTTTTTAGCTGA
- a CDS encoding DUF5615 family PIN-like protein, which yields MSKFLADENIPLKVVRLLQEEGFAIKSITDIKPGITDEEVSEIALRENRILITFDKDFGRILFVEGLGVPGLILLRFPPKNVKYITRILKEVLSKDIEFYGRIVIVFEDKIRVSNLP from the coding sequence ATGTCGAAGTTTTTAGCTGACGAGAATATTCCATTAAAAGTCGTTAGACTTCTGCAAGAGGAAGGATTTGCGATCAAGTCTATAACAGATATCAAACCTGGAATTACTGATGAGGAAGTGTCTGAAATAGCCCTCAGAGAAAACAGGATCTTAATAACATTTGATAAGGATTTTGGAAGGATCTTATTTGTGGAGGGCTTAGGCGTTCCCGGATTAATTCTTCTTAGGTTTCCACCGAAAAATGTTAAATACATAACAAGGATTCTAAAAGAAGTTCTGTCAAAGGATATTGAGTTTTATGGAAGAATTGTAATTGTTTTCGAAGATAAAATTAGGGTATCAAATCTTCCTTAG
- a CDS encoding ATP-binding protein, translating to MGWKPRPSGRGGGQQAYRTFVNRDKFALIVLDEIQNIENWEKWVRRTMEKENVQIIVTGSTSSLLKTEVSTALTGRSLTLEVFPLSFHEFLKFKGLSFKDEFGIVKSRAKIERFLIDYLQFGGFPRVVLEEDEFLKREMLRELFDGIVMRDIVFRHGFREINSVRLVAELVINSFSSLKSVSGLRNELVGILKKKVSPNFVAEVMEALRESYLIFTLPPFSPKIKDVRKYPKKIYVVDTGLATFVTLSFSRNLGRLAENAVAIHLIQKYGENNLFYYKGKREVDFILKEGLKITKAIQVTWDLRESYEREVKALLEAMDIFDLEEGIIITANEEGEEVYGGKNIKIIPLWKFLLELRDTNR from the coding sequence GTGGGCTGGAAGCCTCGCCCTTCAGGGCGGGGAGGAGGTCAGCAGGCATATAGAACGTTTGTTAATAGGGATAAATTTGCCCTAATAGTTCTCGACGAAATCCAAAACATTGAAAACTGGGAAAAATGGGTTCGTAGGACAATGGAAAAAGAGAATGTTCAAATCATTGTAACAGGGTCCACCTCTTCCCTTTTAAAAACCGAAGTATCAACGGCATTGACCGGACGTTCTTTGACCTTAGAAGTTTTCCCTTTAAGCTTTCACGAATTTTTAAAATTCAAAGGGCTTTCATTTAAAGATGAGTTTGGGATTGTGAAGAGTAGGGCCAAAATAGAACGATTTCTAATAGATTACCTTCAATTTGGTGGATTTCCAAGAGTCGTTTTGGAAGAAGATGAATTTTTGAAGAGGGAGATGCTCAGAGAGCTTTTTGATGGTATAGTAATGAGGGACATCGTATTCAGGCATGGATTTAGGGAGATAAATTCGGTTAGATTAGTAGCAGAGCTGGTTATAAACTCGTTTTCGTCTCTTAAGAGTGTGAGTGGTCTTAGAAACGAGCTGGTTGGGATACTTAAGAAAAAGGTCTCTCCAAATTTTGTTGCAGAGGTTATGGAGGCCCTTAGGGAGAGCTACTTGATATTCACACTCCCACCCTTTTCTCCAAAAATAAAGGATGTGAGAAAGTATCCAAAGAAAATTTATGTGGTAGATACAGGACTAGCGACCTTTGTGACTCTAAGCTTCTCTAGAAATTTAGGTAGGTTAGCTGAAAATGCAGTTGCTATTCATTTAATCCAAAAATATGGGGAAAACAACCTCTTCTACTACAAGGGTAAGAGGGAGGTTGATTTTATTCTCAAGGAAGGATTGAAAATAACAAAGGCCATTCAGGTAACCTGGGATTTAAGGGAAAGCTATGAAAGAGAAGTGAAGGCCCTTCTGGAGGCAATGGATATATTTGATCTTGAAGAGGGTATTATCATAACTGCAAATGAAGAAGGAGAAGAAGTTTATGGGGGCAAAAATATAAAAATAATCCCTCTCTGGAAGTTTCTTTTGGAGTTGAGGGATACAAATCGTTAG
- a CDS encoding HEPN domain-containing protein: protein MKFEECLRRGWIKHDPSAIERVKNSIEIARRFLKSAERTFEIGDYVMVEIAAYNSAFHSVRPLLFAKGCKERSHQCLVIAVRELYRTDPKIVELMNILDKLRISRHNVQYGGALVDEEEAEFVLRFAREVLETVNQML, encoded by the coding sequence ATGAAGTTTGAAGAGTGTCTGAGAAGAGGATGGATAAAGCACGACCCTTCAGCAATAGAAAGGGTGAAAAATTCAATAGAAATTGCAAGGCGGTTCCTAAAATCCGCAGAAAGAACATTTGAAATTGGCGACTATGTTATGGTTGAGATAGCTGCTTATAATTCCGCATTTCATTCGGTGAGGCCATTGCTCTTTGCAAAGGGATGTAAAGAGAGGAGCCACCAGTGTCTAGTTATTGCGGTTAGGGAGCTGTACAGAACCGATCCCAAAATAGTAGAACTTATGAATATTCTCGATAAACTCAGGATTTCAAGACACAATGTTCAGTATGGAGGGGCTTTGGTTGACGAAGAAGAAGCAGAGTTTGTTTTGAGATTCGCCAGAGAAGTTTTAGAAACTGTAAATCAAATGCTGTAA